The genomic DNA GAGATAGCGCTCCTGTGCCTCCTCTTGCAGCTTTAAAAGCTCGGCGTTGTGCTGCTTGGTGCCGAGGATTTTAGCCGCTTTTTTGATGATTAGGTGGGTTAAAATTTCAGCGTTCGAGCGGTCTTGCAGATCGACGTATCCTAGATCAAATAGCGTCAGGATACTCTCCATGTGATCGATGCTATCGTGCAGATACTCTATCGCATTTGACGGTTTTATCGTGTTTAGCAGGTCGTTTAGCTCGGTGATTAGCTGAGGATTTTTCTTTTTTAGTACGAGCTTTTCCTCGGTGTAGTCCTGACTAAAGAGCTCCAAAACTGGAGCTATCAGCACCGCGTGCGAAGCCGAGACGAAGCGCCCGCTCTCGATAAAGATGTCTGGCTCCACCTCGTTTCGCTGAGTCGCCATCGTCTTTAGCAGATAGACCACGTCGTTGGCGTACTCGCTTAGGGTATAGTTTCGGCTTGAGTTTTCCTTAAACTGCGAGTACTCTATGGCTAGACCGCCGCCTAAATTTATGGCTTTTAGGTTTTTTGCGCCCATTTTACGCAGCTCGGCGTAGATGTTTCCTGCCTCGATGAGAGCCTTTTTTAGCGGGTGGATTTCGGTTATTTGCGAACCGATATGAAAGTGGATCATGTTAAATCGATCGAGCAAATTTGCCTCTTTTAGCAAATTTACCGCTTCGATTAGTTCGGTCGCTGTTAGGCCAAATTTGGAGTTTATGCCGCCGCTTTTAGCCCAGATGCCAGATCCGCTGCTATGCAGCCTTATGCGCAGACCGATGTTTGGCTTTGGGGCGAAACGCTCTTTTGCGATCGCGATGATAGCCTCAAGCTCGTTTAGTCCCTCTATCGTTAGCGTGATGTTGTGTCCCATCTCGGCCGCAATAAAGCCGATGTTTATCATCTCTTTATCTTTAAAACCGTTTACTGTGATCGGCGCGCCTTCGTTGTTATACGCCATCACCAGCAGTAGCTCCGCCTTTGAGCCCGCTTCCAGACCGTAGCCGTATTTTTGGCCGTGACGGACTAGGTTTTTTACAAAGCCCGGATATTGGTTTACTTTTAGCGGATAGACGGCGTTAAAGCTACCTTTGTAGCCAAATTCGTTTTTCGCGCTCTCAAAGCTTTTGTAAATTTGCGAAATTTGCTTGTGTATGAGGTGAGGGAAGCGCAGCAGCAGCGGGCCTCGGTAGCCTTCGCTCCTGATGCTTTTTACGATGTCGATGATGGCTGGTTTTGAGCCGGTATTGACGCAAATTTTACCGTTTTCGACGATAAAGTTATTGTTTCCCCACAAATTTAAACCATAATCATACATTTAAAATCCTTTTAAGCTCACTCTCCAAATCTGCCAAATCAATCGTTTTTTCAGCCTTCTCGCTCAGATCTTTTAGCCAAATTTTGCCCGATTTTAGCTCATCTTCTCCGACGCAAAGGCAGATCCTAGCATTTGCGTTATCGGCGGCGTTTAGGTGCTTTTGCAATTTTTTAGGCTCGTAGCTCACGAGAACCGGGAGACTTTTTCTTAAATTTATCGCTATTTTATAGACCGCGTCCACCCCCTCCACGTCCATCGCGCCGATATATACGCCGCCTCTTGCGCTCTGGCTCTCGCGGCCGCCTAGGATTTCCATTATGCGCTCGATACCCATCGCAAAGCCAACGCCGTAGCTAGCCTTGCCGCCTAGGTACTCGACCAGCCTGTCGTAGCGTCCGCCGCCCGCGACTGCGCTTTGTGCGCCGATCTCGTTTGAAACGAACTCAAACGCCGTTTTGCAGTAGTAATCAAGCCCGCGCACGAGCTTTGGATCTATCTCAAACTCCACGCCGTTGCCGCTTAAAATTTCTTGCAGCTTTTTAAACTCGCCCGCACATACGTCGTTTAGACTGCCGATTATCAGCGGCGCGTTTTCGTAGATTTTTTGACAGCTTTCCACCTTGCAGTCTAGCACGCGGATAGGATTTGTTAGCTTTCTGCGCTTGCAGTCCTCGCAAATTTGACCTTCGTGCGCGTCTAAAAATTTAACCAACTTTTCGCGGTATGCACCCATACTAGCGGCGTCTCCGAGCGAATTTATAAGTAGCTTGGTTTTGATACCCAGGCGCGAAAATATTTCGTTTATCATCAAAATAACGCTCGCATCCTCATAAACGCTAGGTTCGCCGAAGCACTCGCAGCCAAACTGATGAAACTCGCGCAAACGTCCTTTTTGCGGGCGCTCGTAGCGAAACATCGAACCGTGATAAAAGTACCGTCTCACGCCGCCCGCGCGGTCAAATTTAGCCTCGATAAAGGCGCGCACGACGCCGGCCGTACCCTCGGGACGCAGGCAAACGTCTTTGCCGCCCTTATCCTCAAACTGATACATCTCCTTGCCCACGATGTCGCTACTCTCCCCGACGCTGCGGCGAAAAAGCGCCGTCTGCTCCAGATGCGGAGCTAGCACAAACTCGTATCCGTAGTTTTTCGCGACCTCTTCACAGATTTTGATTATCCTCTCATAAAGTCCCGACTGGGGCGGCAAAACGTCCTTCATCCCCCTTAATGCGCTAATCATTTATAAACTCCTTTGTCAAATTCGTTATTTTTTCTTCGTCCCAGGCGGCATCGATCGTGACGTAGCGAACGCCTAGTTTTTGCAAAATTTCCTCCATCGCGTCCTGAACTCTTAGTAGATAACCAAATCCGCGAGCCTCTATGTCGTCCATCTGCGCGCGCGAGTTTAGGCGCGATCTTAGCGTGCTTTCGTCCGCTTTAAAAAATACTATTTTTTGCGGAAAACTTCCTTGTAGAGCAAACTTGTTTAAGCTTAAAAGCTCCTCAAAGCTAAAATTTCCACCCGCCAGCGCGTAGGCCATACCGGAGACAAAGCCTCTGTCGCTTAAAATCATTTTATCTAAATTGGGTTTTATTATTTTACCGAAATGCTCAGCTCTATCGGCCAAAAATAGCAAAATTTCAGCCCTTTTATCCAGGTCGTTTTCTTTTAATAAAATCTCGCGTAAATTTTCGCCAAGCTTCGTACCGCCCGGCTCTTTAGTCACGATTGCTTGCGGGTAAGCCGCCGCCAGCCGCGCTATCTGCGTACTTTTGCCCGCGCCGTCGATACCTTCAAATAAAATATACAAATTTAGCCTTTCAAAGTTTCTAAAATTTCGCCCGGAACCAGCTTGCTAACGTCGCCGTTATGGCTAAGAACGGAGCGCACGATCGAGCTCGAGATAAAGGCGTTTTGCAGGCTCGGCATCAGATAAACGGTCTCTAGCTCATCCCAAAGCACAGCGTTTGCGTAGCCGATTTGCAGCTCGTACTCAAAGTCGCTGACCGCGCGAAGTCCGCGGATCACGACGTTTACGCCGCAGCTTTTGGCAAAATCAACGAGCAGGTTATCAAAGCCCACGACATCGACGTTTTTTAGATCCGCCGTTGAGATTTTTACCATTTCTACGCGTCTAGCCAAACTAAAATAGGGCTGCTTGCTCTCGCTTGCCGCAACTGCAACGATAACTTTATCGAAAATTTTAGCCGCCCGCCTGATAACGTCGACGTGTCCGTTTGTTACGGGATCAAAGGTGCCAGGATAGATACAAGCTTTCATTTTTTCGCCTTTAAATTTTAAAGGATGATTTTACTATTTTATGCCTAAAACAGGACTTTATCTTGCGACTGGCGCAGCTGTTTTTAGTCCCATCTTTTGTAAATTTGATGCTCTAACCCGAGCAGATCAAGCCACTTGCCGATGATGAAATTTTCCATATCCTCAAGGCTATTTTGACCGGAATAATAACCCAAAACCGGCGGCGCGATAACGGCGCCGAGCGCAGAAAGCTTGGCTGCGTGCTCGAGCGCTAGCGTAGAAAACGGCATCTCTCTAACACCCAAAACCAGCCTTTTTCGCTCTTTTAGCGCGACTGCGGCGGCGCGAGTTATCAGCGTATCGGCAAAGCCCGCGTGGATTTTAGCTAGCGTGCTAATAGAGCAGGGCACGACGATAGTAGCGTCTATGCCAAACGAGCCCGAGCTAGGAGCTGCGGCGAGATCGGAGTCATCGTGGATAACGGCGCGATTTTGCAAATCTTGCCAAATTTGATAAATTTTGTCTTTTTGAGCACGGTTTTTATCAAATTCGCTCTTATTTTGAAATTTACCGCTCTCAAATTTGTCCAAAATTTGGGTGTCTTGCCGCTCGTTTTTCTCGCTGCTATCAAATTTGCAAATTTCCCCGTCTGCGTCGTCAAGAGCGCAGTTATCCAAAGCGTCAAATTTTAAAACATTACTGCCCAAATATTGCGCATTATCAGCAACTTTACCGTTTTGGGCTTGCGATCTCTCGTCTCCGCCTACAAAGTCCAGCTCGCTTTGAGCGGAGCTAAAATTTACAAATTTTGCGTCTTCGTGATCTTTGTCAAATTTGGCGCTACTTTGGTTTGCGTTAAATTTTAAACCCGTTGCACCGTTTTTATAAAAAATATCCGTAAAATTTAGCTCTTTTTCTAGCACGTTCATCGCGTTTTTACTCACGCACAGATGCAGCTCGCTTCTTTTTGCTATCTCACAGGCGAGCTTTAGCCCCAGATTTACGCCGCTTGCGCCGCTAATACCTAGAAAAATTTTCATCTTATCATCACCTGTTTTTTTGAGACGATTTGAGCGCTGAATACCTTTTTATCGTTGTTTTTGACCTTGATGGTTTCGCCTAGATTGCCGTTTTCTAGTGCCATAACCTCGACGATGATGCTGAGAGCACCGTCGTTAAGCACCGCATTTATGCGCTCGCCTTTTTTAATTAGCGGCAATGGTGTAAACTGCCGCAGTCGCAGCACTTCGCCGCTTTTTATGTTTTGCTTTGTCGCTAGCCTCGCGTTTGGAGCTTCGCTCATCATGTCGGGGCTAAACTCGCCAAGCTCGACCCAGTCTTTCGCAAAGTCGTCTATACCTAGCATCTGGCGCGTCGCGAGTGGCTTAGCAGCCCGCAAAACCGGCATTTTTGCGCTAACTTCGTATCTAAAAAATACGCTTGGCTGCGAGCCGTTTGGCGTGATAAAACTAGCCCTGAAGCTGCCTTTTGGATTGATTTTAGTTACGTAAATTTTGTCAAATTTGTATTCGTGGAAGTTTTTAGGAAGTTCATTTTGAGGTTCAATAAGCGGAAATTTGACGAATTGTAGTCCCTTAAACTCGCTCGTAACCTCTTGTAAAAAGGCGCGCTGCACGAGAGCTAACGCGTCGCAGTTTTTGACAAATATCGTCTCTCCGCCGCTTTTATTCTCAAGCTCTAGCCCGTGTTTTTTTAAAATTTCAGTCAAATCTCTCGAATTTATTTTTGCGGCTTTGTTCTCTCCTAAATTTAAAATCTCGTCGTTTTTACCCGCAAAACCCAAGTCCGCAAGCGTGATTTTGCCGTTTGAAACGCAATACATCGGCCAAAGTGCTAAATCTGACGAAAATAAAAAAATGGGAAAAAATAGTAAGAAAAAAATGGAGCGGGAAACGAGATTCGAACTCGCGACCCCAACCTTGGCAAGGTTGTGCTCTACCCCTGAGCTATTCCCGCACCGTTTAAGAAGTCGCAATTTTAGCAAAAACGTTTTCATTTGTCAAGAAAATTTCAAAATTTTTACGATTTCGCCCGCTTTTAGCTCGCCGAGGCTTTCGTTTGTTACCAAAACGGCGTTACTTTTGATAAGCGGAGTTATCATGCCAGATCCGAATTTATTATTATCCGTTACGCTAAATTTGCCTTCGCAAAAGCTGCCCAGCACGATATTTTGGCGTCCAGATTTTATTTTTACGTCTTGATTTAAAACGGCGTCGAGTTTTTCAAGCTGTGCGCCCTTTAAAAAAGGAACTACTAGCAAAAAGCACATCAAAAACGCCGCCATCGGATTTCCGGGCAGGATAAAAACTATTTTTTTACCTTTTATAAAGGCCTTGCTAGGTCGCCCAGGGCGGATATTTACGCCGTCAAAAAGCTCGCTAAAGCCTAAATTTAAAAGCGCCGTTTTCATAAAATCAGCCTCGCCCTTACTTGCTCCGCCGCTTGTTATGATGACGTCAAATTCGGCCGTTTCAAGCGCTCGAGTAGTGCTTTCTAAGTCGTCTTTTATGATGCCAGCATACGAGCTGGCAAAGCCGAAGCTTTGAAGCAGTGACGAGATGCCTGCACCGTTTGCATTATAAATTTGCTCCTCGCTCGCGTTTTGCCACGGCTCGACCACTTCGTCGCCGCTTGAAAATATACCGATCTTTAGCTCGCGCTCTACGCAGACGCAGTAAATGCCCTGGGCGGCTAGCATCATCACCCTTGCAGGCGTTAAAATTTCGCCTTTTTTTAGCAAAATTTCACCGGCTTTGACCTCTTCGCCTTTGTATCTTAGGGCGTTAAATTTTTTGACTTTACTTTGCGGCGAGAGCTTGCCGTCTAGCAAAACCGCATCTTCAAAAGGCACGACCGTGTCGGCATTTGTCGGCATTTTTGCGCCTGTCATTATCTTTACGCATTTGCCTTTTTTTAGTGAGATTTCGGCTTCATCGCCAGCTAGCACGGTCGCTGCGATACTCAAAGGCTCGTCAAAATCATCAAATTTGAGCGCGTATCCGTCCATCGCGGCATTGTCGAAAGAGGGCAAATTTTTAACCGCGACTGCATCCTGGGCTAAGACTTTACCCGTAGCGCGCTCAAGACTTATAAACTCGCCGCAACCGTCAAATTTAGCTTTTTCTAGGATCAAATTTTGAGCAAGCTCTAGCGTCATTTTACTCCTCCAGCCTGCGTATTTTTGCGCCCAAAGCCGCTAGTTTGCGCTCTAGTCCCTCGTATCCTCTATCTAGATGATAAATTCTATGCACGCGGCTAGTTCCGTTTGCGGCAAGAGCGGCTAGCACTAGAGCAGAGCTTGCGCGCAGATCGGTAGCCATCACGTCTGCGGCGTTTATCTCGCCTCCGCCGTAGATCGTCGCGATATGGCCGTTTAGGCGGATGTCCGCACCCATACGCGTGAGCTCGCTAACGTGCATAAATCGGTTCTCAAAAAGCCTCTCGTCGATCGTGCTAACGCCGTTTGCTGCGAGCGAGAGCGCCATAAACTGCGCCTGCATATCGGTCGGAAAGCCCGGAAACTCCGTCGTAACGATCTCGACGGGATTTATGTTTTTAGCCGGCACTATCGTGATTTTATCGCCGTCCACGACGGTTTCAAAGCCCATTTGGTTAAATTTAGTAAGCACGGCTCGTAGATGCGCGGCGTTGGCGTTTGTGATAGTAACCTGCGAGTTCGTGATCGCCCCGGCGCAAAGATACGTGCCCGCCTCGATCCTATCGGGGATGACCGTTATCTCGCCCACATCCAGCAAGCGCCTATCCGTACCCTCGATCACTAGCTCGTCCGTGCCTATCCCCTCGATCTTCACACCACCAGCTGCCAAAACCTCGCAAAGCTGCACCACTTCGGGCTCTTTAGCGACGTTGATTAGATGCGTCGTACCGTGAGCGAGCGCGGCGGCCATTATGATGTTTTCGCTGCCCGTTACCGTGATCTTGTCAAACACGATCTGCGCGCCTTTTAATCCGTCAGGTGCGGTAGCGACGACGTAGCCTTGTTTTATCTCGATATTTGCGCCCATTTTTTCAAGCGCGCTTAGGTGTAGATCGATCGGTCTTTGTCCGATCGCGCAGCCGCCCGGCAGGCTCACCTCGCAGTGGCCAAACCTAGCTAGCAGCGGACCAAGAACGAGGATAGAGGCGCGCATTTTACGCACGATGTCGTAGTTGGCCTTTGTGGAGCTAACGTAATTTGAGTTGATTTTTAGCGTGTGATCGTCCGTAAATTTGCACTTTGCGCCCAAATTTACCAGCAGCGTCGCCAATGTTTTTATATCCGCGACGTTTGGCATATTTTTTAGCGTCACGTCGTTTTTTATGATTAGAGCTGCGGCTATCAGGGGCAGGGCGGCGTTTTTCGCACCGCTTATGGCAACCTCGCCGCCTAGTTTTGCGTTTCCTTCGATTTCTAGATAATACATATTCTTAAATCCTTAAATAAAACCCAAAGTATAGTAAAATTTAGCTTATAAATTTAAATTTATGCCGATATTTACCGATTTATTTATATAATCTTGCTTTTAGGCGGCCAGTTTCCGGCACTCAAATTTACCGCAAAACGTCGTCTTAAATATAAAATAGGATAATTTAAATGAAATTTACCATTTTTTTACGGCTTGCGCCGATTGCGGCTTTGATTTTTAGCGGATGCGCGAACAGTACTCCCAAAATTTACCCGATCGATCAAAGCGGACAGATCTTAAATGCGAGATTTTTAAACTCGCAACAAGACGTCTTTAACGATCTAGGCGGTATCGCGCTTTCAAATTTTATGCAAGGTTTTTTAGGCAAAAAAGACGGCGGAGACTGCTCTGGTTTCGTCTCGCTCGTAAACAAAAACATAAATAACGTTTACTTTTCCGAGACGAATTTACTCAAATTTTACGGCGAACAAGGATCAAAATCGCAAGCCATTTATAATTTTTATAAAAAGCGAAATTTGATCTCGCAAACAAGTCCGAAGCTCGGAGATTTGGTGTTTTTTAACAACACCACGAGCCAAACCAAAGGCAAAAATAAACAAATCATAACGCACCTTGGCATCATAGACCGCATAGAAGATGACGGAACTATAAGATTTATGCATAATACTAGAGGCAAAAACAAAAGCGGATTTATAAATCTATTTCAAAAAAATAGCCACAAAATAGGCGGCAAAGAGGTAAACTCCTACATCGTAGCGTGCAAGGGCGGCGACGCTACATGTCTAACGTCAAACAGATTCGCCGGCTTTGGCAAGGTTAGTTTTTAGCTAAATTTATGTCTAAATTTTATATGATAAAGCCTTTTAAAAGGAGCCGTTTTTGAAAGCCACGATATCGCTCATCGCGCTAAATTGTCTAATATTTTTTGCCGTTTACTGCGGCATTTGCGGCACTAACGCGACGCTTGGGCTAAATATGTTTTTTGTAGACGGGCTTTACGTTTGGCAGCCCGCGACCTCGATGTTTATGCATGCAAATTTGGCCCATCTGCTGATGAATATGGCGGTTTTGTATCAGTTTGGATCGCTTCTTGAGCGGTACTATGGCAGCGAAAAATTTGCCGTTATTTACTGCATCGGAGGCGTTTTAACCTCTCTACTTAGTTTTGTTTATATTTATGTTATGTTTAAAACTAACGGAACTTTTATAAATTTAGTCGGAGCTAGCGGCGCGATCAGTCTGCTACTGGGCGTTTTGGCGTTTTTGGACGCCAGTAGCCGAAAAGGGCTAATAATCGCGATCTTACTAATAAGCTTCGCGCCAGTGGCTATGGGCGTAAACGTCGCCTGGTACGCGCACATAATCGGCTTTGCGCTAGGATATTTCGGTGTAAAATTTAAGGTGATAAAATGAGATTTTTCGATCAAATTTGGGAAATTTTAGAGTGCGGCGACAAGGAGCTTAAATTTGATAAATTTAAACGATTTTACGCCGAATACAAGGCTGGCAAATTTGACGCGCAGATAGAAGAGGGCGGTAAATTTGACGAAATAAAACCGCTTCGACGCCCGAGTTATGCGGAATTTTGCGAGGTCGTAGCCATGAGAGAAATCGGCAGTAAAAAGCAAGCCGACAAACAAAAGGCTTTCCTCCACTCGATCGCTCACATCGAATACAGCGCCGTAGATATCGCGCTAGATGCGGCGTATCGCTTCCGCATGCTGCCAAAAGCCTACTATGACGACTGGCTAGAGGTCGCAGAGGATGAGATTAGGCACTTTAAGATGATCGAGGAACACATGGCTAAATTTGGCGTGAAATACGGCGGATTTGCCGTTCACGACGGGCTTTTTATCGCTCTGCAAAACACCTCCGCATCGCTGCTTGAGCGTATGGCTGTGCTGC from Campylobacter showae CSUNSWCD includes the following:
- a CDS encoding ferritin-like domain-containing protein, with translation MRFFDQIWEILECGDKELKFDKFKRFYAEYKAGKFDAQIEEGGKFDEIKPLRRPSYAEFCEVVAMREIGSKKQADKQKAFLHSIAHIEYSAVDIALDAAYRFRMLPKAYYDDWLEVAEDEIRHFKMIEEHMAKFGVKYGGFAVHDGLFIALQNTSASLLERMAVLPRYMEANGLDANAFMLKKLETEREKYEDKARLCEILQVILDEEISHVSKGDRWFKFACEKEGVSPEIYAQIVQKIYPKAFLQSRELNVSARLKSGFSEAEIEHIKNIAKAGKAE
- a CDS encoding NlpC/P60 family protein, with product MKFTIFLRLAPIAALIFSGCANSTPKIYPIDQSGQILNARFLNSQQDVFNDLGGIALSNFMQGFLGKKDGGDCSGFVSLVNKNINNVYFSETNLLKFYGEQGSKSQAIYNFYKKRNLISQTSPKLGDLVFFNNTTSQTKGKNKQIITHLGIIDRIEDDGTIRFMHNTRGKNKSGFINLFQKNSHKIGGKEVNSYIVACKGGDATCLTSNRFAGFGKVSF
- the speA gene encoding biosynthetic arginine decarboxylase; translation: MYDYGLNLWGNNNFIVENGKICVNTGSKPAIIDIVKSIRSEGYRGPLLLRFPHLIHKQISQIYKSFESAKNEFGYKGSFNAVYPLKVNQYPGFVKNLVRHGQKYGYGLEAGSKAELLLVMAYNNEGAPITVNGFKDKEMINIGFIAAEMGHNITLTIEGLNELEAIIAIAKERFAPKPNIGLRIRLHSSGSGIWAKSGGINSKFGLTATELIEAVNLLKEANLLDRFNMIHFHIGSQITEIHPLKKALIEAGNIYAELRKMGAKNLKAINLGGGLAIEYSQFKENSSRNYTLSEYANDVVYLLKTMATQRNEVEPDIFIESGRFVSASHAVLIAPVLELFSQDYTEEKLVLKKKNPQLITELNDLLNTIKPSNAIEYLHDSIDHMESILTLFDLGYVDLQDRSNAEILTHLIIKKAAKILGTKQHNAELLKLQEEAQERYLVNFSLFQSLPDFWGLKQNFPIMPLDRLDVRPTRSASLWDITCDSDGEIGFDDEENPLFLHDVDVEKEEYFLGFFLVGAYQEVLGMKHNLFTHPTEATIEIDAEGFKVSHLLESQSILDIMEDLDYDIYEIQDILNERIEKSKLVTDSQRKQILGEMYLFLNDNGYLKTIS
- the coaD gene encoding pantetheine-phosphate adenylyltransferase; translated protein: MKACIYPGTFDPVTNGHVDVIRRAAKIFDKVIVAVAASESKQPYFSLARRVEMVKISTADLKNVDVVGFDNLLVDFAKSCGVNVVIRGLRAVSDFEYELQIGYANAVLWDELETVYLMPSLQNAFISSSIVRSVLSHNGDVSKLVPGEILETLKG
- the tmk gene encoding dTMP kinase, giving the protein MYILFEGIDGAGKSTQIARLAAAYPQAIVTKEPGGTKLGENLREILLKENDLDKRAEILLFLADRAEHFGKIIKPNLDKMILSDRGFVSGMAYALAGGNFSFEELLSLNKFALQGSFPQKIVFFKADESTLRSRLNSRAQMDDIEARGFGYLLRVQDAMEEILQKLGVRYVTIDAAWDEEKITNLTKEFIND
- a CDS encoding molybdopterin molybdotransferase MoeA encodes the protein MTLELAQNLILEKAKFDGCGEFISLERATGKVLAQDAVAVKNLPSFDNAAMDGYALKFDDFDEPLSIAATVLAGDEAEISLKKGKCVKIMTGAKMPTNADTVVPFEDAVLLDGKLSPQSKVKKFNALRYKGEEVKAGEILLKKGEILTPARVMMLAAQGIYCVCVERELKIGIFSSGDEVVEPWQNASEEQIYNANGAGISSLLQSFGFASSYAGIIKDDLESTTRALETAEFDVIITSGGASKGEADFMKTALLNLGFSELFDGVNIRPGRPSKAFIKGKKIVFILPGNPMAAFLMCFLLVVPFLKGAQLEKLDAVLNQDVKIKSGRQNIVLGSFCEGKFSVTDNNKFGSGMITPLIKSNAVLVTNESLGELKAGEIVKILKFS
- the flgA gene encoding flagellar basal body P-ring formation chaperone FlgA; translated protein: MYCVSNGKITLADLGFAGKNDEILNLGENKAAKINSRDLTEILKKHGLELENKSGGETIFVKNCDALALVQRAFLQEVTSEFKGLQFVKFPLIEPQNELPKNFHEYKFDKIYVTKINPKGSFRASFITPNGSQPSVFFRYEVSAKMPVLRAAKPLATRQMLGIDDFAKDWVELGEFSPDMMSEAPNARLATKQNIKSGEVLRLRQFTPLPLIKKGERINAVLNDGALSIIVEVMALENGNLGETIKVKNNDKKVFSAQIVSKKQVMIR
- the murA gene encoding UDP-N-acetylglucosamine 1-carboxyvinyltransferase — protein: MYYLEIEGNAKLGGEVAISGAKNAALPLIAAALIIKNDVTLKNMPNVADIKTLATLLVNLGAKCKFTDDHTLKINSNYVSSTKANYDIVRKMRASILVLGPLLARFGHCEVSLPGGCAIGQRPIDLHLSALEKMGANIEIKQGYVVATAPDGLKGAQIVFDKITVTGSENIIMAAALAHGTTHLINVAKEPEVVQLCEVLAAGGVKIEGIGTDELVIEGTDRRLLDVGEITVIPDRIEAGTYLCAGAITNSQVTITNANAAHLRAVLTKFNQMGFETVVDGDKITIVPAKNINPVEIVTTEFPGFPTDMQAQFMALSLAANGVSTIDERLFENRFMHVSELTRMGADIRLNGHIATIYGGGEINAADVMATDLRASSALVLAALAANGTSRVHRIYHLDRGYEGLERKLAALGAKIRRLEE
- a CDS encoding rhomboid family intramembrane serine protease: MKATISLIALNCLIFFAVYCGICGTNATLGLNMFFVDGLYVWQPATSMFMHANLAHLLMNMAVLYQFGSLLERYYGSEKFAVIYCIGGVLTSLLSFVYIYVMFKTNGTFINLVGASGAISLLLGVLAFLDASSRKGLIIAILLISFAPVAMGVNVAWYAHIIGFALGYFGVKFKVIK
- a CDS encoding UbiX family flavin prenyltransferase; this encodes MKIFLGISGASGVNLGLKLACEIAKRSELHLCVSKNAMNVLEKELNFTDIFYKNGATGLKFNANQSSAKFDKDHEDAKFVNFSSAQSELDFVGGDERSQAQNGKVADNAQYLGSNVLKFDALDNCALDDADGEICKFDSSEKNERQDTQILDKFESGKFQNKSEFDKNRAQKDKIYQIWQDLQNRAVIHDDSDLAAAPSSGSFGIDATIVVPCSISTLAKIHAGFADTLITRAAAVALKERKRLVLGVREMPFSTLALEHAAKLSALGAVIAPPVLGYYSGQNSLEDMENFIIGKWLDLLGLEHQIYKRWD
- the hisS gene encoding histidine--tRNA ligase; the encoded protein is MISALRGMKDVLPPQSGLYERIIKICEEVAKNYGYEFVLAPHLEQTALFRRSVGESSDIVGKEMYQFEDKGGKDVCLRPEGTAGVVRAFIEAKFDRAGGVRRYFYHGSMFRYERPQKGRLREFHQFGCECFGEPSVYEDASVILMINEIFSRLGIKTKLLINSLGDAASMGAYREKLVKFLDAHEGQICEDCKRRKLTNPIRVLDCKVESCQKIYENAPLIIGSLNDVCAGEFKKLQEILSGNGVEFEIDPKLVRGLDYYCKTAFEFVSNEIGAQSAVAGGGRYDRLVEYLGGKASYGVGFAMGIERIMEILGGRESQSARGGVYIGAMDVEGVDAVYKIAINLRKSLPVLVSYEPKKLQKHLNAADNANARICLCVGEDELKSGKIWLKDLSEKAEKTIDLADLESELKRILNV